A genomic region of Persephonella sp. contains the following coding sequences:
- a CDS encoding AAA family ATPase produces the protein MYLSRLIISNYRSIKFLDLEFSPTKNVIIGHNNAGKSNIIKALNIIMGEQTPDYKKYENISERDFFNGTENELFIIGEISKKDTSCIDFNNLEINLAGTYITLQNDLKFYYESSQFYDFVTKVFDVNFDSLRKVYDTKDLNEGSKKFIIFNNLSVVERDKINDAINSISKFIYVFRAKKDEENIVEKDFRLVFVKDNHWYISQRIFMRNELLISAIIPPFRDPEYQLKPTSWNWFGKMMKNLIKEKKEKIKEDENPFGELEKARSIIKKSADKIFKDLKDEIEKTSLVSGFDGAKLIFSFMDDEIDISKNIKIYIDDGFTAPINEKGAGIQSAIVISLFTYFVRKNAVSNSLLCLEEPEIYLHPHACRVINKKINYFINDNENKVEHQVILTTHNPIFVKDENIHNPRIFRVWKNKENGTIARYVEINEDFKNLFIREENSELFFAIKVIITEGFDKYILKFYDSLENSSQLDEKNISIVSAEGKNDFINFIKICEKLGIDFFILADFDYLLRGILSNYELKEYLKEKLGTTSYIKLEKLINHYLSEESYRSFRDKGKKIEELDDITEESKEKIKDYILQGIKELKEKANIFILTGEIEDIFKKDYKEDILENEKFTFESVIKLRKYLIEDNKNFSDIFEEEFLNVLKELFEKV, from the coding sequence ATGTATCTATCCAGACTTATAATTTCTAATTACAGAAGCATAAAGTTTTTGGATTTGGAATTTTCTCCAACAAAAAATGTAATTATAGGACATAACAATGCTGGTAAGAGTAATATAATAAAGGCTCTCAATATTATTATGGGAGAACAAACACCTGATTATAAAAAATATGAAAATATTTCAGAGAGAGATTTTTTTAACGGAACAGAAAATGAACTTTTCATAATTGGAGAAATTTCAAAAAAGGATACTTCCTGTATAGATTTTAATAATTTAGAAATAAATTTAGCTGGAACTTATATAACATTGCAAAATGACTTGAAGTTCTACTATGAAAGTAGTCAGTTTTATGACTTTGTAACGAAAGTTTTTGATGTGAATTTTGATTCTTTAAGAAAAGTATATGATACTAAAGATTTAAATGAAGGAAGTAAAAAATTTATTATTTTTAATAATTTAAGTGTGGTAGAACGAGATAAAATAAATGATGCTATCAACTCAATTTCTAAATTTATTTATGTTTTTAGAGCTAAAAAAGATGAAGAGAATATAGTAGAAAAAGATTTTAGGTTAGTTTTTGTAAAAGATAACCATTGGTATATATCTCAAAGAATCTTTATGAGAAATGAACTGTTAATCAGTGCAATAATTCCACCATTTAGAGATCCAGAATATCAACTAAAACCAACTAGTTGGAATTGGTTTGGAAAAATGATGAAAAATCTTATAAAAGAAAAAAAGGAAAAAATTAAAGAGGATGAGAATCCTTTTGGCGAATTAGAAAAAGCAAGAAGTATAATAAAGAAAAGTGCTGACAAGATTTTTAAAGATCTGAAGGATGAGATAGAAAAGACATCTTTAGTTTCTGGATTTGATGGAGCGAAATTAATTTTTTCTTTTATGGATGATGAAATAGATATTAGCAAAAATATAAAAATATATATTGATGATGGATTTACTGCCCCTATAAACGAAAAAGGAGCAGGTATTCAAAGTGCTATAGTAATAAGTTTATTTACATATTTTGTAAGAAAAAACGCTGTTTCAAATTCTTTGCTGTGTTTAGAAGAACCTGAAATTTATCTTCATCCTCATGCTTGTAGAGTGATAAACAAAAAAATAAATTATTTTATAAATGACAATGAAAACAAAGTTGAACATCAGGTAATATTGACAACCCATAACCCTATCTTTGTTAAAGATGAAAATATTCACAATCCAAGAATTTTTAGGGTATGGAAAAATAAAGAGAATGGAACTATAGCAAGATATGTAGAAATAAATGAAGATTTTAAAAATTTATTTATAAGAGAAGAAAACTCCGAATTATTTTTTGCTATAAAAGTGATAATAACAGAGGGATTTGATAAATATATATTGAAATTTTATGATTCTTTGGAAAATAGTTCACAGTTAGATGAAAAGAATATAAGTATTGTATCTGCTGAGGGTAAAAATGATTTTATAAACTTTATAAAAATTTGTGAAAAATTAGGAATAGATTTCTTTATTTTGGCTGATTTTGATTATTTATTAAGGGGAATTTTGAGCAATTATGAATTAAAAGAATATTTGAAAGAGAAGTTAGGAACTACATCTTATATAAAATTAGAAAAACTTATAAATCATTATCTCTCTGAAGAGTCTTACAGAAGTTTCAGAGACAAAGGTAAAAAAATTGAGGAGTTAGATGATATTACAGAGGAATCAAAGGAAAAAATCAAGGATTATATTTTACAGGGAATAAAGGAATTAAAAGAAAAAGCAAATATTTTTATCTTAACAGGCGAAATTGAAGATATTTTTAAAAAAGATTATAAAGAAGATATTCTTGAAAATGAAAAATTTACCTTTGAATCGGTTATCAAATTAAGAAAATATTTGATAGAAGATAATAAAAACTTTTCAGATATATTTGAAGAAGAATTTTTAAACGTCTTAAAGGAATTGTTTGAAAAGGTATAA
- a CDS encoding Fic family protein, with amino-acid sequence MVNEELIKKRKKIIDELGGLPEPKIQNKEWLYLLKEETRNSILVEGYFISEKELKEVLSGNKPMTRTEEEAFNYFRTASFIYGLAYENYKQNEFMFGIPLIRQINKSLGYKGEFRKVKIKIAGAKFNPPDTYIEDWLRIFIKFIKNIKENFNKLAASHAFFEEIHPFEDGNGRTGRIILNYILISKGYPLVIIKGDDKSKQLYYKSLEELDLQIKDIFEKFKSKKPEEKEILKRLNNIHSKILPNLILEGLRESMDRIIIGIYQEKGAKLEPVSKLLEEIGYSSKSSRQLIKRGKIIAIKVKNKWMSTKEIIQKLL; translated from the coding sequence ATGGTAAATGAAGAATTGATTAAAAAAAGAAAAAAGATTATTGATGAGCTTGGAGGACTTCCAGAACCTAAAATTCAAAATAAAGAATGGCTGTATCTCCTTAAAGAAGAAACAAGAAACTCAATTTTAGTGGAAGGTTATTTTATTTCTGAAAAAGAGCTTAAAGAAGTCTTATCAGGAAATAAGCCTATGACAAGAACTGAAGAAGAGGCGTTTAATTATTTCAGAACAGCCAGTTTTATTTATGGACTTGCTTATGAAAACTACAAACAGAATGAGTTTATGTTTGGAATTCCTTTAATAAGACAGATAAATAAAAGTTTAGGATATAAAGGTGAGTTTAGAAAAGTAAAAATTAAAATAGCTGGGGCAAAATTTAATCCTCCGGATACATATATAGAAGATTGGCTAAGAATATTTATTAAATTTATAAAAAACATAAAGGAAAACTTTAACAAATTAGCAGCATCGCACGCATTTTTCGAAGAAATACATCCCTTTGAAGACGGAAATGGAAGAACCGGAAGAATAATTCTAAACTATATATTAATAAGCAAAGGTTATCCTCTTGTAATAATCAAAGGTGATGATAAAAGCAAACAGCTTTATTATAAATCTTTAGAAGAATTAGATTTACAGATAAAAGATATTTTTGAAAAATTTAAAAGTAAAAAGCCTGAGGAGAAAGAAATACTGAAAAGGCTAAATAACATACATTCAAAAATTCTACCGAATTTAATACTTGAGGGATTAAGAGAAAGTATGGACAGAATAATTATAGGGATTTATCAAGAAAAAGGAGCAAAGTTAGAACCTGTTTCTAAACTTTTAGAAGAGATTGGATATAGTTCTAAAAGTTCAAGACAGCTGATAAAAAGAGGAAAAATAATAGCAATAAAAGTAAAAAATAAATGGATGAGTACCAAAGAAATTATACAAAAATTGCTTTAA
- the glp gene encoding gephyrin-like molybdotransferase Glp — protein sequence MISFEEAIRIIVKNTKPLGLEKVFLGNALGRVLAEDIYADRDNPPADNSGMDGFAVRYEDIKGATEENPAVLEIIAESKAGGELVKVKPKTAAYIYTGGLIPEGADTVIQKELTKVEDNKVFIFQELKKGSNIRPKGGDYKKGDLLIKAGKKLRPAEIGILSSVNKPTVYVYQQPRVGILTTGDEILDLGEPVEKLSQIRTSNTYSIYSQVFEAGGQPVIIGFSKDNPEDTQKKLSYAKSCDILLTTGGVSVGEYDLVKDFVVKVLGVDILFWKVKQKPGKPVAFGVWGAEKEKLFFGIPGNPVAAMVVFENMVKPAIRKMRGENRIFNPVIKAKLSGGYRRKKGERLEFIRVSLEMTDEGFVATPFGKQGSNILTGMVFAHGFGMIEVGKTEIKDGEEIKVVVFDKSFMDGGLDG from the coding sequence ATGATAAGTTTTGAAGAGGCTATCAGGATAATAGTTAAAAACACAAAACCACTTGGTCTTGAAAAGGTTTTTCTTGGTAATGCTCTGGGCAGGGTTCTTGCTGAAGATATATACGCAGACAGGGATAACCCGCCTGCAGACAACAGCGGAATGGACGGCTTTGCTGTCAGGTATGAGGATATAAAAGGTGCAACAGAGGAAAATCCTGCAGTATTAGAGATAATAGCTGAATCAAAGGCAGGAGGAGAGCTTGTTAAGGTAAAGCCCAAAACAGCCGCTTACATATACACAGGAGGTCTGATACCTGAAGGTGCAGATACAGTTATCCAGAAAGAGCTTACAAAGGTTGAAGATAATAAAGTTTTTATATTTCAGGAGCTAAAAAAAGGGTCAAACATAAGACCTAAAGGTGGAGATTATAAAAAGGGTGATCTTTTGATAAAAGCAGGTAAAAAGCTCAGACCTGCAGAGATAGGGATACTATCATCAGTTAATAAACCTACAGTTTATGTATATCAACAGCCAAGAGTTGGAATACTAACAACAGGTGATGAGATACTGGATCTTGGAGAACCTGTTGAAAAGCTTTCCCAGATCAGAACATCAAACACTTACTCCATATACTCACAGGTTTTTGAGGCAGGTGGACAGCCTGTGATAATAGGTTTTTCAAAGGACAACCCTGAAGACACACAAAAAAAACTCTCCTACGCAAAAAGCTGTGATATTCTTCTGACAACTGGTGGTGTTTCTGTTGGGGAGTATGATCTTGTTAAGGATTTTGTGGTTAAGGTTTTAGGTGTTGATATACTTTTCTGGAAGGTGAAGCAAAAACCGGGAAAACCTGTTGCTTTTGGTGTCTGGGGAGCAGAAAAAGAAAAGCTGTTTTTCGGAATTCCCGGAAATCCTGTCGCCGCAATGGTCGTTTTTGAGAATATGGTTAAGCCTGCAATAAGAAAGATGAGAGGGGAAAACAGGATTTTTAACCCTGTTATAAAGGCAAAACTTTCAGGCGGATACAGAAGGAAAAAGGGGGAAAGGCTTGAGTTTATAAGGGTTTCACTTGAGATGACTGATGAGGGCTTTGTGGCAACGCCCTTTGGAAAGCAGGGATCAAATATACTTACAGGTATGGTTTTTGCTCATGGATTTGGTATGATTGAGGTTGGAAAAACAGAAATAAAAGATGGGGAAGAGATAAAGGTTGTGGTTTTTGATAAATCATTTATGGATGGTGGTTTAGATGGTTGA
- the hisC gene encoding histidinol-phosphate transaminase, producing MVEFPDYLKKVKPYQPGKPIEELQRELGVKEVVKLASNENPFGCSLFVKKAVERNATKINRYPDGGAYYLRKELSNFLAVDPDQIIFGNGSNEIIDLIGRVFLTGGREALFFEGSFVVYKLIAQINGGTFREIPLECDFSRDLNKILDAISEKTSVIFIDNPCNPTGFANKKEEFNRFIKDLPDHVLLVLDEAYFEYAKDHGVPDGINYILGINPKLPRKNIIVLRTFSKVYGLAGLRIGYGVSSNEIIQILEKVRQPFNTNHLAQIAAVEALKDQDFVRFCVDMNEKGKEQLYEGLEKRGIHFLPTYGNFVMFRVENSQSVYNGLLKQGVIVRPAFGFDGYLRVSIGREDENDLFLKALDRLGLSCK from the coding sequence ATGGTTGAATTTCCTGATTATTTAAAAAAGGTAAAACCCTACCAGCCGGGAAAGCCTATTGAGGAACTCCAGAGGGAGCTTGGAGTAAAAGAGGTTGTTAAACTTGCATCAAATGAAAACCCATTTGGATGCTCCCTTTTTGTTAAAAAGGCTGTTGAGAGAAATGCCACAAAGATAAACAGATATCCTGATGGTGGAGCGTACTACCTGAGAAAAGAGCTTTCTAATTTTTTGGCTGTTGATCCTGACCAGATAATATTCGGAAACGGATCAAATGAGATTATTGATCTGATAGGGAGAGTTTTCCTCACCGGTGGAAGAGAAGCTCTATTTTTTGAAGGCAGTTTTGTTGTTTATAAACTTATAGCGCAGATAAACGGTGGAACTTTCAGGGAAATCCCCCTTGAGTGTGATTTTTCAAGGGATCTTAATAAGATCCTTGATGCTATATCAGAAAAAACATCAGTTATATTCATAGACAACCCCTGTAATCCAACAGGATTTGCAAACAAAAAGGAGGAGTTTAACAGGTTTATAAAAGATCTTCCTGATCATGTTCTTCTTGTTTTAGATGAGGCTTATTTTGAGTATGCAAAAGATCACGGCGTTCCTGACGGGATAAATTACATTCTGGGGATAAATCCTAAACTGCCCAGAAAAAATATCATTGTTCTTAGAACATTTTCCAAGGTTTACGGTCTTGCAGGTCTCAGGATAGGATACGGTGTTTCAAGTAATGAGATAATACAGATACTTGAGAAAGTAAGACAGCCTTTTAACACAAATCATCTTGCACAGATCGCCGCTGTAGAGGCTCTAAAAGATCAGGATTTTGTCAGGTTCTGTGTTGATATGAATGAGAAGGGAAAAGAACAGCTTTATGAGGGTCTGGAAAAAAGAGGGATACATTTTTTGCCAACTTATGGAAATTTTGTAATGTTCAGGGTTGAAAATTCTCAAAGTGTTTACAACGGGCTTTTAAAACAGGGAGTAATAGTCAGACCTGCTTTTGGTTTTGATGGGTATCTGAGGGTTTCCATAGGAAGGGAGGATGAAAATGATCTATTTCTCAAGGCTCTGGATAGACTGGGTCTTTCCTGCAAGTAA
- a CDS encoding thiamine pyrophosphate-dependent enzyme yields the protein MGKSIVERAYYLMKLGRVFEERAKEEYMKGNIAGFLHLAIGEEAVHVGATLAFGKGDLFVHYREHVWALARGMSPKVVMAELFGKKTGVSKGKGGSMHLFDPAFNFYGGNAIVGAHIPHAVGAAYARKYLGHSEGVLVAFGDGATNAGNYYESLNLASLWELPVLFLNENNFYAIGTRVDRASAIKELYKKAKEFMPAVRIDGMNFFEVFDAVSKAKEYIENEGKPYYIEALTYRYEPHSMSDPGDYRSPRELKVFHDKDPVEFLKNEGIKRGLLTEEFVKQIDERVEKEVEEAVEFALKSPEPEDNELYTDIFCEVCSDVVP from the coding sequence ATGGGAAAGTCTATTGTTGAAAGGGCATATTACCTTATGAAGCTTGGTCGTGTGTTTGAGGAAAGGGCAAAAGAGGAGTATATGAAAGGGAATATAGCAGGGTTTCTCCACCTTGCCATCGGTGAAGAGGCTGTTCATGTTGGGGCAACCCTTGCCTTTGGTAAAGGAGATCTTTTTGTCCATTACAGGGAGCATGTGTGGGCACTTGCGAGGGGAATGTCCCCAAAGGTCGTTATGGCTGAGCTTTTCGGGAAAAAAACAGGTGTTTCAAAGGGAAAAGGTGGATCAATGCACCTTTTTGATCCTGCCTTTAATTTTTACGGAGGAAATGCAATTGTTGGGGCACATATCCCCCACGCTGTTGGTGCAGCTTATGCAAGAAAATATCTTGGGCATTCTGAGGGAGTTCTTGTTGCCTTTGGTGACGGTGCCACAAATGCAGGGAACTACTATGAATCATTAAACCTTGCTTCACTGTGGGAGCTTCCTGTTTTGTTTCTAAATGAAAACAACTTTTATGCCATCGGAACGAGGGTAGACAGGGCATCAGCGATAAAAGAGCTTTACAAAAAGGCAAAAGAGTTTATGCCTGCTGTCAGGATAGACGGAATGAACTTTTTTGAGGTTTTTGATGCAGTCTCAAAGGCAAAAGAATATATAGAAAATGAAGGAAAGCCTTACTACATAGAGGCTTTGACTTACAGGTATGAGCCCCACTCAATGTCCGATCCGGGAGATTACAGATCTCCAAGGGAGCTGAAGGTTTTCCATGATAAAGATCCTGTTGAGTTTTTGAAAAATGAAGGGATAAAAAGAGGTCTTCTGACTGAGGAGTTTGTAAAACAGATTGATGAGAGGGTTGAAAAAGAGGTGGAAGAGGCTGTTGAGTTTGCATTGAAATCCCCTGAGCCAGAGGATAATGAACTTTATACAGATATTTTCTGCGAGGTGTGTTCAGATGTTGTACCGTGA